The DNA region CCAATGGTCGCACTTTTAGCAGGTACAAAACTGCCCATTTGCGCCAAAAGAGTAATCAAACCTACTTGGCGCAACAACGCCGATTTTCCTGCCATATTCGGACCTGTAATAATCAAAATTTGCTGGTCTTGTGTGTTTAGGTGTACATCATTCGGAATATAGGCTTGTTCAATAGGTAGGTATCGCTCTATTACAGGGTGTCTGCCTTCAACAATAGTTAAAACAGGGTCTTGAGTTAGTTGAGGTAAATGGTAGTTATATGCGTGAGCTACATTTGCTAAACATACTAACACATCTAACTGGGCTATTACAGACGCATTTTGTTGCAGCGCATGAATGTGTTCCAAAGTTTGCATAAGCGTATCATTAAAAATTTGCTGCTCTAATACAGAGATACGCTCTTCGGCGGTTAAAATTTTCTCTTCGTATTCTTTGAGCTCGGGGGTAATATAACGTTCTCCTGTGGTCAAAGTTTGTTTGCGAATATAATCAGAAGGGACTTTGTCCTTGTGAGTGTGTGTAATTTCAATGTAATATCCAAATACATTATTGTAGCCTATTTTTAATGAAGGTATGCCTGTTCGGGTAATTTCGCGTTGTTGTAAGTTGAGCAGGTATTCTTTACCATGTTCAGCAATATATTTAAGTTCATCTAACTCTGCATGAAACCCTGTTTTGATATAACCACTTTTTTTTGTGTTTGCAGGGGCATCATCTACGATGGTTTTTTCTAATAAATCTTGCAGCGAAGGTAGGGCGTTAAGTTGGTCGTGTAGAGTAGCTAAATAAGGGTCAGTAACGTTTTCTAAACTTTTTTTTATTGCTTGTATTTGAAAGAGCGATTTTTGAAGCTGCTTCAAGTCTCTTGGGGACACTCGTTGCACGGCTATACGTGCGGTTAATCGTTCTATATCTGTGATAGAATTTAGAAAAGCACTTATTTGTTGTGCTAATTCTGTGTGTTCGTATAGGTATCGGATAGCATTTTGTCTTCTTTGGATGCGCGGAATAGAAAGCAAGGGCAGCAGTATCCATTTGCGCAGCAATCTTGCGCCCATTGCAGTTTGAGTTTGATTGAGTACAGAGAATAAGGTTCTTCCTTCGGGATGATAAGAGCTTACTAATTCTAAGTTTTGCAGCGTAAATTTGTCCATCAGAACATATTCAGTGTCGTGCAGTTTTTGAATTTTCGTAATATGCCCCAACTTATGTTGTTGATTTAGATTTAAATAGTGCAAAATAGCGCCTGCACTAATGATACCACTGTGTAGCCCATCTATCCCGAAACCTTTGAGAGAGGTGGTTTGAAAATGCTTGAGTAGTAGTTCATTTCCGTTTTGTATGTGGAATATCCAATCATCTAACGGATAGAGGTAATAGTTTTCGCCAAAACGTTCCTTAAATTTCTTTTGTTGGGATTTAGGTACTATAATTTCCGAAGGTTGAAAAGTTTCTATCAGTTTTTGAAGTTGTTCTTCTTCGCCTTCTG from Bacteroidia bacterium includes:
- the mutS gene encoding DNA mismatch repair protein MutS; amino-acid sequence: MAKLFKVSGEETPLMKQYAEIKSKYPGTIVLFRVGDFYETFGEDAIKTSKILGITLTKRANGQASEVELAGFPYHSLDTYLPRLVKAGERVAICEQLEDPKLAKKVVKRGITEVVTPGLIYTENLLEQSKNNYLCAVYLSEHKKILSGISFLDISTGEFLTTEGEEEQLQKLIETFQPSEIIVPKSQQKKFKERFGENYYLYPLDDWIFHIQNGNELLLKHFQTTSLKGFGIDGLHSGIISAGAILHYLNLNQQHKLGHITKIQKLHDTEYVLMDKFTLQNLELVSSYHPEGRTLFSVLNQTQTAMGARLLRKWILLPLLSIPRIQRRQNAIRYLYEHTELAQQISAFLNSITDIERLTARIAVQRVSPRDLKQLQKSLFQIQAIKKSLENVTDPYLATLHDQLNALPSLQDLLEKTIVDDAPANTKKSGYIKTGFHAELDELKYIAEHGKEYLLNLQQREITRTGIPSLKIGYNNVFGYYIEITHTHKDKVPSDYIRKQTLTTGERYITPELKEYEEKILTAEERISVLEQQIFNDTLMQTLEHIHALQQNASVIAQLDVLVCLANVAHAYNYHLPQLTQDPVLTIVEGRHPVIERYLPIEQAYIPNDVHLNTQDQQILIITGPNMAGKSALLRQVGLITLLAQMGSFVPAKSATIGIVDKIFTRVGASDNISSGESTFMVEMNEAANILNNATAKSLILLDEIGRGTSTYDGISIAWAIVEYLHNNPSVKARTLFATHYHELNELEKQLSAVKNFHVKVQEINGKILFLRKLERGGTEHSFGIHVAEMAGLPKSVTERAKQILCQLESQREQREDTKKVNISPAPQAIQLSLFGFEDEVAVKIKQSLQNLDLNRITPIEALLTLQEWKKWIS